A segment of the uncultured Desulfobulbus sp. genome:
AAAAGGCGTAATGCGATTCATCGTACTGGCAGACATAGTCCTGGGGGGCGTAGGTCTTTTGGTTACGGAAGGCAAAATCCAGTGCGGTGAGACCGCCATCGATGAGGATGCGTCCAATCAGGCTCGCCTGCGGCGAACTCGAAGGCGAAGACACGACCGGGAGGTTGAGGCAGACCTGATTATGATGGGTCAGGGTCAGCCACCACAGGCGGGGGCGTAACTGGGCTCGATAAAAGATGCACTCGTTAAAGGCATGGAGCTGTTCAAACTGGCTGAGAATGCCGGTAAAGTCGACCTGCTGGTCGTTGGGCCGATGAATGGAAAAGGTTGCCGGTCCGAGTAATATCCTATCGAGATCAAGATTCGGATCATCGGTGACCAGGGTGATGTTGAACTCAAAGAGGGCCGAGATCGCCTCTCTGCCGGAAAAATGGACTACGCCAAAGGTTGCCGGGGCAAGGCCTGCGGAGACGAAACTGAATCGATTTTCGGTTAAGAATTTCATGGATCAGGCTCCCTTGGCTCTCTCGGATGATTGTGTATCGTTCCAGGGCAGTTGCAGGGTGATATCCCCTCCTGCGGCTGAGAGTGCGGCAAGCGGTCGGATGGAGAGGAAGAGGTTGTCCTGCTCGACGGTAAAATCGATTGCTGCCGGGGCTTCTATTCCGGCCGCTTTCCACAGCGATCTGAGCCTGGCCTGCAGCTCTTCCGCCCCATAGTGGCCGGGATCAAGACTGAAAAGCCAGCCAAGGAGGGAGCGGAGCAGGAGTTGCAGATCAAGGCTGCTACCGTCGGAGAGCGGCAGTCCGGCAAAGGTTATAGAACTCGTGTTGCCGATGAGCGGGGCCTGATGGGCATCGAGGAACTGGAGGCAGCGGTCTTCATCAAAGCGGGCTTCCAGGACAAAGGTGGTGGCGGTCGGCGGCGCGATCCGTCCTCCGGCAAGGGGGTAGGGCAGGCCGGTGTCTTTCTGCTGGTTGAGGATGAGCGCCGTGAGCGCCCAGGCCGGTGAGAGCCAGAGGGGTTCGGTTGTGTGCGGCGGAAGGGCCTGTTCAGACTCCTGGACAAGGGCAACACGGCCCACTCCGGTCCAGAGGAGGCGGGCCTCGTCGCGGTGGCAGAGCGCGCGCCACTTGCCGTATTGCGGCTGATTGAGCAGGGTGGGGAGGTAGGCAAGGCGGTCAATCTCCTGCCAGTTCCTGATCCCCCAAAAGGGGCTGGCCAACCAACTGAGGACGGGGGCGAGTAGTTGGTCGCCGATTTCGGCCAGGGCGGCCAGGGCTTGCTGATCGCGTGGGGTATTGGTCAGGGGCAGGTCTGCGACCAGTAACTCGGGTTCCTCAGCAAGGAGCAGTTCCGCAAGCTCTTGCAACGCCTCGGGGCAGTCGGCGGGAGCGAAATCCACCAGCAGCCAGTGCACGGCACCGCCGGCCAGGGCCTGGACCCAGCTCAACCCCTGCCAGGCAGCGCAGCGCCCCTGAAAATCGGGATGCTGGAGGATATGGTTGAGCAGGGCGGTTTCAGGATTTTGCTGTGTTTGCCAAGATTCGCCTGCCCGGGGCATTGATTGCTCAGGCAGGGCGACCATATCGAGAAGATCATCGAGGGGCGAGGCGGCAGGTTTCGGTGCGCTCGATGCCGGTGCCGGTGCGGACGGAGGCATCTCTTCCCCACCGGCATGATCTCGGCAGTGCTGGCGGAGCCGGGGAAACCAGGTTGCCGCAGTGAGTCCGTCCGGGGGGACAAGGGGAACACTGACTCTCCCCTCGGGAACCAGGGTAGGCGGGACTTCGAGGACGCAGTCCCGGCCAAAGACCTCAAGCGCTGGGGCAAGGTCCTGGCAAACGTGAGCAAAGCGTCCCGGTTGCCGGCCCATACCGGCGGCAAAGGGGGCCAGCACTGCAATTTTGGTGATTTTTTCAGCCATGGCGCGCCTCAAGGGGTTTAGGGGGTGCAACCCATCTGGACAACAAAGACCTCGGCCTCCTCATCGGCGGCATAGGGGCCGAACAGGAGTGCCTCCGGCACCCCGTCTATTTTCACGTAGTACGAAGTGTCCGTGGTGATTCGGTTGCGGACGGCCCAGGCGGTGTATTCCTGGTCGCCCAATTGCAGGGTCAGCCCCTGCTGGGGATATTCCAGCACGGTTTTTTGCGGCAGCAGGCCGGCAGGGCCGACCCCCTGAAAGACGATCCGCCCTTCGCCGGCAAGGCCGAGCATGGCGCCATCCCACTCCTCGGAAACGGGCCCGATCTCCAGCCAGGTGCCGTAGCCTTCATTGGCGTGGACCGCCATGCGGTAGGGTGCCGCCACCGGTGAAGCCGCAGGGCGGTTGGCGGCGGCCACGATCTTTGCGCCGAGCGTGGGCGCCTGCAACGGCACGACCGAGACATTCTGCAGGAGCGTGGGCAGTTGGTCGCTGGTGCGCGTGCCGCTGGGATCGAGCCAGAGCATGGGGGGAGGTTCCCTCCGTTGGCCCAGGCTGAGCACGAGCAGGCTCAGGCCGTAGCCGACACTGGCAGCGGGCGGCTCCTGGCCGCCGACAATGATCCACAGGCTCACTGCCGGGGCGAGCAATTTTTCCAGCGGCGGTTGCCAGGCCAGTTTGGCCGGATCATCGGTGAAAAAATGACCGTCGGCGGCCAGACCGTACTGTTTGGCCAGGGCCAACAGGGGGCTGATGACCTGCGGGTTCTTGTCAAGACTTGTGATCCAGACCTGTTTCATGCCGCACCCTCCTCGCCGAACCGATAGACAAAACCGCCGTCGTCGCCGACATCGAGGTGCACCGCGCTGAGCATCTCGCCGCTGCTGAGGTGATCGAGAATGGTCCGCGAAAGCGAAGGCAGGACATTGGCATTGAGAATGTACTCGATGTTGCGGGCCCCGGTCTCCACCTCGGTGCAGCGGGCGGTGATCGCATCCGTGACCGGGCCGCTGTAGTTGAGGGTGATCTTGTTGTTGTCCCACAGGGTCTTCTGCACCCGTTTGAGCTTGAGATCGACAATGCCCTTGAGGGCGTCGGCACCCAGGCTGAAGAAGGGGACAATGGT
Coding sequences within it:
- a CDS encoding type VI secretion system contractile sheath large subunit; protein product: MAEKITKIAVLAPFAAGMGRQPGRFAHVCQDLAPALEVFGRDCVLEVPPTLVPEGRVSVPLVPPDGLTAATWFPRLRQHCRDHAGGEEMPPSAPAPASSAPKPAASPLDDLLDMVALPEQSMPRAGESWQTQQNPETALLNHILQHPDFQGRCAAWQGLSWVQALAGGAVHWLLVDFAPADCPEALQELAELLLAEEPELLVADLPLTNTPRDQQALAALAEIGDQLLAPVLSWLASPFWGIRNWQEIDRLAYLPTLLNQPQYGKWRALCHRDEARLLWTGVGRVALVQESEQALPPHTTEPLWLSPAWALTALILNQQKDTGLPYPLAGGRIAPPTATTFVLEARFDEDRCLQFLDAHQAPLIGNTSSITFAGLPLSDGSSLDLQLLLRSLLGWLFSLDPGHYGAEELQARLRSLWKAAGIEAPAAIDFTVEQDNLFLSIRPLAALSAAGGDITLQLPWNDTQSSERAKGA